The sequence below is a genomic window from Ostrinia nubilalis chromosome Z, ilOstNubi1.1, whole genome shotgun sequence.
GAAGCGGCAACAGAGGTGTCGACGGAGTCACTGTCGGCGACCAGGGCTCGGAGACGTGCAGCCCTCTTTTCTCTGGCAGCGGTCCTCTCATTGAGTTCTGACATCTCGTCTTCAAGGTCGCTCAAGCGCGCCCTGCTCACCTTCGCCCGCTGTGCTGCAGCGCTTTCGTCACTGTTCAGCGCTGTCCACTTTGTCAGCGAGTTTTCTTCGTTCAGCCGGCGGGCGATACGCTTCTCGGTCCTCTCCTCGTTCTCTTGCAGAGCTTTCCTCGCCCCACTGACTTCGGACGAGCCAATTCCCACGCTCTCCAAAATTTTGTCGGAGATCCTCATACGGTTCTCGATGTTGGACACGGCATTCTCGAAGTCGATGTCTTCTGCGAAACGGGATGATTTCTTTCCAGCTCGTAGGCGCTTCAGCGACTCTGTGATCTGAAATTAACAAAGAATTCaattaagttaaattttaaGTTTCTTAAAATGCAACAATCTAATTTGCAATCTATTATGAGATCGTATACCTAGAATGTGAAATGCGAATATGAATTCATATTTTAGTCTAGGTAGAAATACAGCGCCGGCAAGATAGCTTGCGGTGAGCTATTCAATACCTGGCCATATCCCATTTTGATTAAGTACGTTCACCATAGAGAATCTATTTCGATTCCATTCGAGTACCTTGTCAAACAGATTGGCATCCCTATCAACTCAGTGGTTGGGAGTTCCAAGCTATTTCTGTCTGACGGGTAAGCTCACAACGGGCGACATGTATGTGGGTAACGGTGCCTTGGGTTAGATAGTTAATTTTAACTGCTTGTTAGGGATTTTCGTTTAATTTACGACTGTAGCTCTTTTTACTACGGTTGCTTTTCAATTTTAGCATTCGGATCGGGCTTGAGCGCTTCTTCCACGAAGTAGGGCCGAGACGGCGATTTTGCGAAACCACGAAACCGATGGAAATTGTAcatgttagttttattttatttcagaacTTTATACTTTTGATGTCGGCAAGTTTCCGATGTGAAACTTTACTTGTGCGTTAGTGGTTTTCCGAATTCCTTTGATTGATGCCTTACAAATAGTTTGGTTCTGTAGGGAATTCTGCCTAATGAAAGTAAGCTCATGCAATTCTGGAATTTCTCGGAATTTATGACTGAGTTGCGATAAGGGATAAAAGAGTCTTTACTTTTACCGATAGTATTTTTATTCGCTTACGTTTTCCAAAAGTAAATATCTAGTATCAAtgcttaattttataattatactaACTTTCCGCCTGCGGGTtcacccgcggcttcgtccgcgtggaaaaagggctgtttttaggattttcccggaaattattacaatttttaatttagataCCTATTTTAATAAGTAATCCAGAGCCTAGGGAGTTATACACAATATGTA
It includes:
- the LOC135087146 gene encoding uncharacterized protein LOC135087146, producing MSRIGRTRRTRVYDCNYNKGESYYRPVLDRLDGKVAPAREPDRERIRSDVENRINRALDDIEAPHDELYDSRGARAQRGRPLSSAFEDDELSEDITESLKRLRAGKKSSRFAEDIDFENAVSNIENRMRISDKILESVGIGSSEVSGARKALQENEERTEKRIARRLNEENSLTKWTALNSDESAAAQRAKVSRARLSDLEDEMSELNERTAAREKRAARLRALVADSDSVDTSVAASKITIRAEREKKQVTF